From Gouania willdenowi chromosome 18, fGouWil2.1, whole genome shotgun sequence, one genomic window encodes:
- the pnp5a gene encoding purine nucleoside phosphorylase 5a isoform X1, whose translation MFPEANSGYGYDDCKATADWLLAQTDVRPIVGIVCGSGMGGLADTLKNQVAFSYEDIPHFPQSTVHGHAGRLVFGTLKGRPCVCMQGRFHLYEGYPIQKITLPMRIFKLLGVETVILTNAAGGLNQDFKVGDVMIIKDHLNVPGFAGNNPLSGPNDERFGVRFPCMSDAYDRELQQMAMEIGQELGYGDFLREGVYCVLGGPSFETIAECRMLHRLGADAVGMSTVHEVLVARHCGMRVFALSLITNQAVMDYDSEEKANHEEVLQTGKQRAEQLERLVSTMVTRIEQNNNNDA comes from the exons ATGTTTCCAGAGGCAAACAGTGG CTATGGCTATGACGACTGCAAGGCCactgctgattggctgctggCCCAGACGGACGTCCGCCCCATCGTTGGTATCGTGTGTGGGTCGGGTATGGGGGGGCTCGCTGACACGTTGAAGAACCAGGTGGCCTTTAGCTACGAGGACATCCCCCACTTCCCCCAGAGCACAG TTCACGGCCACGCAGGGCGTCTGGTGTTCGGTACGCTGAAGGGACGGCCGTGTGTCTGCATGCAGGGACGCTTCCACCTCTACGAGGGTTACCCAATCCAGAAG atcaCGCTGCCTATGCGTATTTTCAAGCTTCTGGGCGTGGAGACGGTGATTCTGACCAACGCGGCCGGAGGCCTGAACCAGGACTTTAAAGTAGGAGACGTGATGATCATCAAAGACCACCTCAACGTGCCTGGATTCGCAGGAAATAATCCTTTATCAGGACCCAATGATGAGCG GTTTGGGGTTCGCTTCCCGTGCATGTCGGACGCCTACGACCGGGAGCTGCAGCAGATGGCCATGGAGATTGGACAGGAGCTGGGCTACGGAGACTTCCTCAGGGAGGGCGTCTACTGCGTGCTGGGGGGGCCGTCCTTCGAGACCATCGCCGAGTGCCGCATGCTGCACAGGCTGGGCGCGGACGCCGTCG GCATGAGCACCGTCCACGAGGTGCTGGTGGCACGTCACTGCGGCATGCGCGTCTTCGCCCTCTCGCTGATCACCAACCAGGCGGTGATGGACTACGACAGCGAGGAGAAGGCCAACCACGAGGAGGTGCTGCAGACGGGCAAGCAGCGGGCGGAGCAGCTGGAGCGGCTGGTGTCCACCATGGTCACCAGGATCGAgcagaacaacaacaacgacGCCTGA
- the pnp5a gene encoding purine nucleoside phosphorylase 5a isoform X2 — protein sequence MGGLADTLKNQVAFSYEDIPHFPQSTVHGHAGRLVFGTLKGRPCVCMQGRFHLYEGYPIQKITLPMRIFKLLGVETVILTNAAGGLNQDFKVGDVMIIKDHLNVPGFAGNNPLSGPNDERFGVRFPCMSDAYDRELQQMAMEIGQELGYGDFLREGVYCVLGGPSFETIAECRMLHRLGADAVGMSTVHEVLVARHCGMRVFALSLITNQAVMDYDSEEKANHEEVLQTGKQRAEQLERLVSTMVTRIEQNNNNDA from the exons ATGGGGGGGCTCGCTGACACGTTGAAGAACCAGGTGGCCTTTAGCTACGAGGACATCCCCCACTTCCCCCAGAGCACAG TTCACGGCCACGCAGGGCGTCTGGTGTTCGGTACGCTGAAGGGACGGCCGTGTGTCTGCATGCAGGGACGCTTCCACCTCTACGAGGGTTACCCAATCCAGAAG atcaCGCTGCCTATGCGTATTTTCAAGCTTCTGGGCGTGGAGACGGTGATTCTGACCAACGCGGCCGGAGGCCTGAACCAGGACTTTAAAGTAGGAGACGTGATGATCATCAAAGACCACCTCAACGTGCCTGGATTCGCAGGAAATAATCCTTTATCAGGACCCAATGATGAGCG GTTTGGGGTTCGCTTCCCGTGCATGTCGGACGCCTACGACCGGGAGCTGCAGCAGATGGCCATGGAGATTGGACAGGAGCTGGGCTACGGAGACTTCCTCAGGGAGGGCGTCTACTGCGTGCTGGGGGGGCCGTCCTTCGAGACCATCGCCGAGTGCCGCATGCTGCACAGGCTGGGCGCGGACGCCGTCG GCATGAGCACCGTCCACGAGGTGCTGGTGGCACGTCACTGCGGCATGCGCGTCTTCGCCCTCTCGCTGATCACCAACCAGGCGGTGATGGACTACGACAGCGAGGAGAAGGCCAACCACGAGGAGGTGCTGCAGACGGGCAAGCAGCGGGCGGAGCAGCTGGAGCGGCTGGTGTCCACCATGGTCACCAGGATCGAgcagaacaacaacaacgacGCCTGA